In the Dysidea avara chromosome 14, odDysAvar1.4, whole genome shotgun sequence genome, ttgcttctagctgatttctctactgagatattaatttgtgaccggatctgtgaaaacaggacataattgcacaagcctaaatttacagtataaagcatacttgcatattattgaaaaaattctgtaaattgtttaaacgcctctttcttagtgacgGAAAggtctaacaataaaaacctggacatcatcttattcgcctgctcaagaggagttggaaactctatgtttcattgcagtagacccaaggatacataaGTTATGAGCATTCGTTTATGTCACGTCGAAGCAATtgtatgcgatcgatttttcgtCTCGAATTTTGCCTTTACATGCAGTGAGGAAGGATGAGTAAAGGAAACTCTTACCCAGTAtttgattcccctattcatggcgaacacgatggtgaaaatttcagctccATAGCTTAATCCGTTGGtgagttataaccatttttgtaagcgccAGTAATGTCACGGACAGtgattaacacaattaacattGTAGACTGTTAGTctgttactattattagctGTTGTAATTGTTATGCATATGTGTGATTCTAACACATTAGATCAGTTGGTATTCAGTGTGAACACGTGCAGTAGCTTCGTTCTGATCTCGCACATTTACGCCACTATACTCCACATTGGTGCTGTGACGAAGCAGAGCATTGCCGCTGTGCCTAAACGCTGATTGTGTTGCTGTGACGGAACATTTCTACTACTTTGCAAGATGGATGAAAACCAGCGCCTCCATTCCAAATGGCGAGGCTTGAAGGGAAGAGTCACCAAGCTCATTGCGAAGGTCGAAGATATGATTTCCGCGGACCTCGAGGGAATTAGTTCCGAATCCATCACAGAACCAAGGAAGCTGATGGCCGTCACCACCCTTGCCCAACTCCGGACGAAGCGCGACCAGATCATAGAACTGGATTCCGCCATCGCGGCGAAGATAGAAGCAGAAGAGGTGTTTGAGGAGGAAACGATTAGTGCTGACACTTACCAGCTCACTCTAGAAGAAAGGATTGCCTTTCTTGCCGAGTTCATCCGCAAGGCGGGTCTACCTCCTCCACCTGTAGTATCCTCACCGCCAGTGTTGCCACCCACCTCAGCAGCTGACACCCTAAGTGGTACAACTCACACAGAGCCAGTACACGTGAGTCTTAGCAGTATGCATACACATGACACATCAGCTACACCACATGCATTCCAAAACGTCAGCCGGCTTCCTAAGTTATCTCTCCCCACTTTCAGCGGAGATTCCCTACAATGGCAAACGTTTTGGGATTCATTCAATGCAGCAGTCCATTTGAATCCAAGCCTTAGTGGTGTGCAAAAATTTAACTATTTACGTGCACAATTGCATGGTGATGCTTCTCGTGTCATTGCCGGTTTCCCCCTCACTGACCACAATTATGAACACTCTATCACCTTGCGCTGAAGGACAGGTTTGGCCAGTCTTACAAACTTGTCAATGCTCACATGGAAGCACTTCTTAATTTAGGGAAGCCATCCAACAGTTTATGTGGTTTACAAGCCTTTTATGATTCAGTAGAGAAGCACATGAGGGCCTTGTCATCCCTAGGCAAGTCCTCTGATTCATATGGCTACCTGTTGACTTCATCAATTTTAGCTAAGTTGCCCATCCAGTGACCTCAGATGAGAACTTTGAGATTTCTGTCCTCATAGGTGCAGACTTCTACTGGCAGTTCGTCCAAGACTGCATAGTTCGGGGTGAAGGACCTACCGCTGTGCAATCACACCTTGGCTACCTACTGTCTGGCCCACTCCCTTTGTCCCACCCTGTGGAGACTACTAACCTTCATATTGCCATCCTATCGTGTACCAGTGTGACTGAAGGTATGGATGTGTTTTGGGAGTCAGAATCTGTAGGTACTGTGCCAACAGGAGAAACCCTGGATGATGTCTTTCTTCGAcaatatatgcacacacacatcactgAGCAGCCTGATGGAACATACAGCCTATGTTTCCCGTGGAAAGACAGTCACCCACTACTGCCATCTAACTACACCGTATGCTCCAGGCGTACCAGGTCGCTGGCACTCCGGCTAGCTAAGACACCAGGGCTATTGAAGATGTATGGAGAAATCATCAAGGAGCAGGAGAAACGAGGTTATATTGAGAAGGTGAATACCACTAGCAGTCAGGCCAACGTACACTATATCCCTCACCATCCTGTGAGGAAGGAATCAGCCACAACACCAATCAGAATAGTGTATGACTGCAGCTGTAAGCAGTCCTCCGATACACCAAGTCTGTTTACACCCAGGCCCTCCATTTCTCAATGACCTCTGTGCAATCCTTCTCCGTTTCCGCCAACATAGTTTTGCCTTTTCGGCTGACATCGAAAAGGCTTTTCTTCATGTCTACCTTGCTGAAACTGACAGAGATAACACACACTTCCTATGGCTATCAGACCCTACAGATGAGCATAGCCCTCCAGCAACTGTGGCAGGAATGTGTTGATTGGGATGCACCACTTTACACACCACTCAATATGGAGTGGCATACTATTGCTGGTAACATTACTGATGCTATGACATTCTCATTGCCTCGCAAGTATGCTGCTTCTATTCCACCACCTGAGAACACCACCACAGTTCTCCATGTGTTCGCAGATGTAAGTCTCAAGGCTTACGGAGCAGCTGCTtacatacaacagaacaacCAGCCTGCTTCATTTGTGATGTCAAAGTCCAGAGCAGTCCCACTTAAGCAAATCACGCTACCCAAGTTGGAACTGATGGCAGCAGTACTTGCAGCAAGGTTAAGTGAATTTGTTAGAACTTCCTTAAGTATTGACTGCGTCTTATATCTGTGGTCTGATAGTCAAATCATCTTGTACTGGATCACCAGCCAGAAGAAACTGAAGCCATTTGTTGATCACAAGGTAAGTGAAATACGATCAATCTCTACCAACTGGAAGTACTGTCCATCAGCAGATAATCCTGCTGACCTCTTAACTAGAGGAATCAGTACCCAGCAATTGGCTTCAGCAGCTCTTTGGCAACAAGGTCCATCATGGTTGCTGTTACAAGATCAATGGCCAACTTGGAATCCATCATCAGAAACACTACTCATTCAGATGCAAGAGGAATTGGATGACCAACCAATTGAACAAATTCTTGTTCACTCTGCTCTGACCTCACCAGCAAATTTTTTGCAGGTCATGGATGTCACCAAGTACAGTAGTTTACAGAAACTACTTGCAGTCACTGCATATGTACTTCACTTTATTAACACAACACGGCAACTTTCTCACAATACGGGACATCTGACAACATTTGAACTCGCAAAGGCTAAACTGAAGTGGCTATACACAATCCAACATGAAGTGTTTCCTGAAGAGATTGCTAATCTCCAATCGTTATCTCATAGCCGCCTTCCTTTGGTGCAACAACTGAGGCTGTTCTTAGATGATGACCAACTGCTTAGATGTGGCGGGCGAATTCACAATGCCCCATTGTCAGAACTTGCCAAGTTTCCGTATTTGTTACCATCAAAGCACCACTTCACCAAACTTATCATACTCCACACACACATTCAGCAACACCACAAGGTAGACCATACCAGACACCAGACCCTCCACCGCTCCTTAAGTGCAGGGTTAATGCCGTCCACCCATTTGAAGTGACCGGAGTGGACTTTACTGGTGCTCTCTATGTTCGTTGCAGTGATGGTGAACAGAAAGTGTATGTCTGTCTGTTCACATGCGCTGTATCCAGAGCTGCGCATCTGGAAATTGTTATTGATCTAACCCATGAGTGTTTTTTGCAGACATTTCAACGATTTACCAGCAGGAGATCTCTTTCGAAAGTGATGATATCGGACAATGCTACCACCTTTTTAGCTGCCGGGGAGGAACTGCAGAGTGTACTGTCATCTGCAGCATTAGCAGATAACCTTGCCAAGAGGGGTGTTGAATGGCGCTTCATTCCCAAGCGCACACCCTGGTTTGGTGGCTTTTGGGAAAGGTTAGTAGGTTTGACGAAGTCAGCACTGAAGAGAGTCCTAGGCCGAACCCATGCCACTCTTGAGAGTCTTTCTTACGACGACGAACTAAGCTGTTGAACATTAGCAGCTGTGAAATGGTGAGAACAGGCTGGGGAGTAGCTGAATCTGACTGAGCTTTAATATTTGTCCCATTGAGTACCATAGCTACCAGTGCTAGAAGAGATGCTGGCACAGACTCCTGGCAATTGCTTTCAAATGAACCATTGAATTGGTTATTCATTTTAAGCATATCTCTACTTACTATATTAGCAGCCTGCAAGACTAAGTAcatcatcatcaacatcatGTTCGCATGCTTTTTTCAATGCTGAGCCAACATCTTCATTGAAAATGAGAACTACATCACGGCCTTGCTTGTGAGCATCCATGTCTtgaaagtagcctaaaatcttgTCTTTGAGCTTGGTAAAGTGAATTCATTGTTCTACATCAGTTCCAAGCTGTTTCAACCTAGTGCTATACAGATTTACTAAGTCTGCAAGTTTGAAGATGGGTACAACTGAATTTATCATTTCGGGTTTCTTCAATATAGGATACTAATTCTGCAAATGCAACACCATGGTTCACTGCATGTACATCATACTCATCACATGCTTTTCCTTCTCTAGCTCTATTGTACAAGGCTACAAGGCATTGTTGGTGATACACAGCATCTTGAGCAATTAAATCTCATGCACTTAATTTAGCAAGCAGCTGCTTGTCTTGCAACTTTGTTGCACTTTGCCGAACTCTAGAATCAAGTTGAAATGTAGATGCTTTTGATAAAAACTCCCCAGGTTTATCACAGAAAAAGCAACTTCTGtggaatttttttcttttggtaTTGAGTGAATTTACATGTACCACTATGACAGTCACCAGAATCTTCTTCTGTGGATGCCTTTCTCTTTCTAGCATGCTGTAATTCTGTTTTGTTGTGTGTTTgttttaggccattttgacatgCCAAAATTTCTGTGAAATGGATATATTCTAGTATCATTAGATTCGCAGAGAGTTGCTGTACActtacaataattaatttaaacAGCTTCTTTTCCACAtaacgtacagactggctagtatattttcgcatttaaccacaaaggctatcccagacacaagggcgtgcgttcaactcgatgttcaagttcaccatgAAGAGCATtgctctgttgcgtaaagaagtgtggctaATGGGCAAAAACAAGTGACCtacagcaagatcgagatactctaatagagcagtcaattactctgcCAATGGAGTCCAAGGAAGAGTAGGTTTCCTCAAAAACTGCCACAAACGGACTTCCGGCAATGCTACAAACTGtacaattaaattttaatacaaAGTAGATAATCTTCTTTTTTTATGAATTGGTTCTGCCCAATGTGGCATCTAAGCAAACATCAGTATTATTGTTATAAATTAAACTATTATTAATAGGTTTTATAGTGTTGCAACAAACATTATTGTGTACAATTACAAGTTGTGGGAACGCATTAATTATAGGAGTTCCACTAAAGGTAGTTGCCACTACGTATTTGAAATGTAGGTTTGTGAATGTAGCATTGACTTAGTAGTGGTTAAGCAACTGTTTGGCAACTCCTGCTTGGCAACCATCTATAGTTGTTGACAACATTTGGCAATATGGTAATGTTGTGTGCCATTTATATATCAGGGAGCGTCCTATATTTTATACAAGCTAAGATGAACACCCAACTTAAAGTGACATAAAAGGTTTGCATAACTACACATGTAAGTGGGATGTATCATGACTGAAGATGTATTTCCTATCTACTAGTGACCATGCTGTAAACAGGTGAAGACACTGTATAAACCAATTcctaggatttttaaaatttaagtTTCTGTTATTCACATGTCTCTGATGGCTAGATATAATTTTCTCATGGTAGCTTTTGTAGCTGCTATAGCTTTAAACTGGCATGATTGTATTTCAGTCTTCATCTCCACCTTTTAACTAACATTTAACTAACAATGCACCTATTGATTTTACTAATTTATTCTTGGCAGTTATACCACCTTCTAAGCAAGCAGCAATTTAAATTGTTACTGGTTGATTTGATGTATATTTTGTATTCAGTAGTGAGGCACACAGGTCATCCTTCAGTGATTTTCTTGATACATGCTAAAGACAACAGCAGGTTAAATATGTGACCGCATCTGCAAAAACAGAACATAATCGCATTTTTtccgaattcctgtttattgaatatttataatctacgtagacaagtgtacccactggcaaaggttcagcttcatatgccaaacACTCTGGGAGTTACAGAGCTAaacttttcaccatcgtgttcgccatgaacaggggaatgaattactgggtaaggttttcctttactcacacttcttcactgcatacaaatgcaaaatttgtgaagaaaaatcgatcacaTACGATCGCTTCGACATAACGTAAACAAATGCTTATAACTTTCGTGTCCTTGGATCTACTGCAACGAagcaaagattttccaactcctcttgagcaggcaaataagatgacgtccaggtttttattgttacacctttccttcactaagaaagaggtgatgtatctatgctgtaaaaattctattttagaaaggATAGCAATAGCTCTTAGGgtttaccttgctccctaacaaaaggtttcagtacttatttaatagaagtataagcttaagaataatcgaatattcggtcgatttgttcacaactattcgaatagtaaaaattgctatttgtttcagcactactTCCTATCAACTAGTAACTATGCTGTAAACAGGTGAGGACACTGTATAAATAAACAAATGCCTGAAAGGTAATTCACATGTCTCTGATGGCTAGATAGACACAATTTTCCTATGTGGTAGATTTTGTAGCTGCATGTAGCTTTAATGTAATATCTAAGCAATGCCATTCACATATTGATAAATTAAATGCTTCTTGGTAGTTATACCACATTCTAAGCAAGCAGCAATTGAATTTGTTAGTTGTCGATTTTTTAAGATATAGCATGCAGTGTGGATATAGCCAGCAGTGATGTGGTACACAGACCACTCTTCAGTGATCACCTTGATGTATGCCACAGCTAGCAGCAGGTTGGATTTAGTATAATAGTGACTTTGCTGATGGAGCCATCAACAATAGGGCTGGTACTTGGTGAAGTCTATAATTACACCCAGGGTGAATGACGGCTTAGTTTTCCTGCATGCAGGTAGCTATAAACTGACATGTAGCACTTAAGTCTTCATCCACTGCAACTCTTTAAAAGTATAATGTGCTACCATATATAGTGCAAGACATTAGAAACGACCAAAATGTTTGACTATCAATGTTGTTGTCATAACTAGCTttgtatttgttcaatcattaCCAAACTTGGACTGATACTAGAACACACATGTGTGGCTTCACTGCCGGAAGTTGAAGCCATACTTTGACACAGATTTTGTGCAATGATGTATTTACCACAAAAGTCAATTATTTACATAACTCACTTTTTCTCCTTATAGGTGTACCCTCCAAGTT is a window encoding:
- the LOC136244057 gene encoding uncharacterized protein; protein product: MSIALQQLWQECVDWDAPLYTPLNMEWHTIAGNITDAMTFSLPRKYAASIPPPENTTTVLHVFADVSLKAYGAAAYIQQNNQPASFVMSKSRAVPLKQITLPKLELMAAVLAARLSEFVRTSLSIDCVLYLWSDSQIILYWITSQKKLKPFVDHKVSEIRSISTNWKYCPSADNPADLLTRGISTQQLASAALWQQGPSWLLLQDQWPTWNPSSETLLIQMQEELDDQPIEQILVHSALTSPANFLQVMDVTKYSSLQKLLAVTAYVLHFINTTRQLSHNTGHLTTFELAKAKLKWLYTIQHEVFPEEIANLQSLSHSRLPLVQQLRLFLDDDQLLRSTPQGRPYQTPDPPPLLKCRVNAVHPFEVTGVDFTGALYVRCSDGEQKVYVCLFTCATFQRFTSRRSLSKVMISDNATTFLAAGEELQSVLSSAALADNLAKRGVEWRFIPKRTPWFGGFWERCTLQVCFSGAMEKTSKHNFW